One Brassica oleracea var. oleracea cultivar TO1000 chromosome C7, BOL, whole genome shotgun sequence genomic window carries:
- the LOC106303974 gene encoding probable ADP-ribosylation factor At2g15310 — MGARFSRIAKRFLPKSKVRILMVGLDGSGKTTILYKLKLGEVVTTVPTIGFNLETVEYKGINFTVWDIGGQEKIRKLWRHYFQNSQGLIFVVDSSDSARLSEARNELHRILTNNELQNACVLVFANKQDSRNALPVDQVANNLGLHGLTKRCWFIQGTSAITGQGLYEGLEWLSKTIPNKTERSSSLGSFRSDSSERRLVRGVKY; from the exons ATGGGAGCTAGATTTTCACGTATAGCGAAAAGGTTTCTTCCCAAGTCTAAAGTAAGGATTTTGATGGTGGGTCTTGATGGTTCAGGGAAGACTACCATCCTTTACAAGCTAAAGCTCGGTGAAGTTGTCACAACAGTGCCTACTATTG GGTTCAACCTCGAGACGGTAGAATACAAAGGCATCAATTTCACTGTATGGGATATAGGAGGACAAGAGAAG ATTCGAAAATTGTGGAGACACTATTTTCAGAACTCGCAAGGACTAATCTTTGTGGTGGATAGTAGTGACAGTGCAAGGTTATCAGAAGCTCGTAATGAGCTGCATCGAATATTAACCAAT AATGAACTACAGAATGCATGTGTACTCGTCTTTGCGAACAAGCAAGATTCAAGAAATGCTCTACCGGTGGACCAAGTTGCCAACAACCTTGGTCTGCACGGCCTAACCAAACGCTGTTG GTTTATACAGGGAACATCAGCCATCACTGGGCAAGGCTTATACGAAGGACTTGAATGGCTCTCCAAAACTATACCTAACAAAACTGAACGATCTAGTTCGCTTGGTAGTTTCCGAAGTGATTCTTCCGAGAGAAGGCTTGTACGAGGTGTGAAGTATTAA